Proteins encoded together in one Bos indicus isolate NIAB-ARS_2022 breed Sahiwal x Tharparkar chromosome 25, NIAB-ARS_B.indTharparkar_mat_pri_1.0, whole genome shotgun sequence window:
- the ACHE gene encoding acetylcholinesterase isoform X1: protein MRPPWCPLHTPSLTPPLLLLLFLLGGGAEAEGPEDPELLVMVRGGRLRGLRLMAPRGPVSAFLGIPFAEPPVGPRRFLPPEPKRPWPGVLNATAFQSVCYQYVDTLYPGFEGTEMWNPNRELSEDCLYLNVWTPYPRPSSPTPVLVWIYGGGFYSGASSLDVYDGRFLTQAEGTVLVSMNYRVGAFGFLALPGSREAPGNVGLLDQRLALQWVQENVAAFGGDPTSVTLFGESAGAASVGMHLLSPPSRGLFHRAVLQSGAPNGPWATVGVGEARRRATLLARLVGCPPGGAGGNDTELVACLRARPAQDLVDHEWRVLPQESVFRFSFVPVVDGDFLSDTPEALINAGDFHGLQVLVGVVKDEGSYFLVYGAPGFSKDNESLISRAQFLAGVRVGVPQASDLAAEAVVLHYTDWLHPEDPARLREALSDVVGDHNVVCPVAQLAGRLAAQGARVYAYIFEHRASTLSWPLWMGVPHGYEIEFIFGLPLEPSLNYTIEERTFAQRLMRYWANFARTGDPNDPRDPKAPQWPPYTAGAQQYVSLNLRPLEVRRGLRAQACAFWNRFLPKLLSATASEAPCTCSGPAHGEAAPRPRPGLPLPLLLLLFLLLSRLLRL, encoded by the exons ATGAGGCCCCCGTGGTGTCCCCTGCACACGCCCTCCCTGACTCCCccgctccttctcctcctcttccttctgggaggaggggcagaggccGAGGGCCCAGAGGACCCAGAGCTGCTGGTGATGGTGCGTGGGGGCCGACTGCGGGGTCTCCGCCTAATGGCCCCCAGGGgccctgtctctgcttttctgggCATCCCCTTCGCAGAGCCACCTGTGGGCCCCCGTCGCTTTCTGCCACCAGAGCCCAAGCGGCCCTGGCCAGGGGTGCTGAATGCCACGGCCTTCCAAAGCGTCTGCTACCAGTATGTGGACACCTTGTACCCCGGCTTTGAGGGCACTGAGATGTGGAACCCCAACCGTGAGCTGAGTGAGGACTGCCTCTACCTCAACGTGTGGACACCGTACCCCCGGCCTTCGTCCCCCACCCCTGTCCTCGTCTGGATCTATGGGGGTGGCTTCTACAGCGGGGCCTCCTCCCTGGATGTGTACGATGGCCGTTTCCTGACCCAGGCTGAGGGGACTGTGCTGGTGTCCATGAACTACCGGGTGGGCGCCTTTGGCTTCTTGGCTCTGCCGGGGAGCCGGGAGGCCCCAGGCAATGTGGGGCTACTGGATCAGAGGCTGGCACTGCAGTGGGTGCAGGAGAATGTGGCAGCCTTCGGGGGGGACCCAACATCAGTGACTCTGTTTGGGGAAAGTGCAGGTGCCGCTTCTGTGGGCATGCACCTGCTGTCCCCACCCAGCCGGGGCCTGTTCCACAGGGCCGTGCTGCAGAGCGGGGCACCCAATGGGCCCTGGGCCACGGTGGGCGTAGGAGAGGCCCGCCGGAGGGCCACACTGCTGGCCCGCCTTGTGGGCTGTCCCCCGGGTGGGGCTGGTGGCAATGACACAGAGCTGGTGGCCTGCCTGCGGGCACGGCCAGCTCAGGACCTGGTGGACCATGAGTGGCGCGTGCTGCCTCAGGAAAGCGTCTTCCGCTTCTCCTTCGTGCCTGTGGTGGACGGAGACTTCCTCAGTGACACACCCGAGGCCCTCATCAATGCTGGAGACTTCCATGGCCTGCAG GTGCTGGTGGGTGTGGTGAAGGATGAGGGCTCCTATTTTCTGGTTTATGGggccccaggcttcagcaaaGACAACGAGTCTCTCATCAGCCGGGCCCAGTTCCTGGCCGGGGTGCGGGTCGGGGTCCCCCAGGCAAGTGACCTGGCTGCCGAGGCTGTGGTCCTGCATTACACAGACTGGCTGCACCCTGAGGACCCAGCACGCCTGAGGGAGGCCTTGAGTGATGTGGTGGGTGACCACAACGTCGTGTGCCCCGTGGCCCAGCTGGCTGGGCGACTGGCCGCTCAGGGCGCTCGTGTCTATGCCTACATCTTTGAACACCGTGCATCCACGCTCTCCTGGCCCCTCTGGATGGGGGTGCCCCACGGCTACGAGATCGAGTTCATCTTCGGGCTCCCCCTGGAACCCTCGCTCAACTACACCATCGAGGAGAGAACCTTTGCCCAGCGACTGATGAGATACTGGGCCAACTTCGCCCGCACAGG AGACCCCAATGACCCCCGGGACCCCAAAGCCCCACAGTGGCCACCGTATACGGCGGGAGCGCAGCAGTACGTGAGCCTGAATCTGCGGCCTCTAGAGGTGCGGCGAGGGCTGCGAGCCCAGGCCTGCGCTTTCTGGAATCGCTTCCTGCCCAAACTACTCAGCGCCACCG CCTCGGAGGCCCCCTGCACCTGCTCAGGCCCCGCCCACGGGGAGGCGGCGCCGAGGCCCAGGCCCggcctccccctgcccctccttctcctcctctttctcctcctctcccgGCTCCTGCGGCTGTGA
- the ACHE gene encoding acetylcholinesterase isoform X2, whose translation MRPPWCPLHTPSLTPPLLLLLFLLGGGAEAEGPEDPELLVMVRGGRLRGLRLMAPRGPVSAFLGIPFAEPPVGPRRFLPPEPKRPWPGVLNATAFQSVCYQYVDTLYPGFEGTEMWNPNRELSEDCLYLNVWTPYPRPSSPTPVLVWIYGGGFYSGASSLDVYDGRFLTQAEGTVLVSMNYRVGAFGFLALPGSREAPGNVGLLDQRLALQWVQENVAAFGGDPTSVTLFGESAGAASVGMHLLSPPSRGLFHRAVLQSGAPNGPWATVGVGEARRRATLLARLVGCPPGGAGGNDTELVACLRARPAQDLVDHEWRVLPQESVFRFSFVPVVDGDFLSDTPEALINAGDFHGLQVLVGVVKDEGSYFLVYGAPGFSKDNESLISRAQFLAGVRVGVPQASDLAAEAVVLHYTDWLHPEDPARLREALSDVVGDHNVVCPVAQLAGRLAAQGARVYAYIFEHRASTLSWPLWMGVPHGYEIEFIFGLPLEPSLNYTIEERTFAQRLMRYWANFARTGDPNDPRDPKAPQWPPYTAGAQQYVSLNLRPLEVRRGLRAQACAFWNRFLPKLLSATDTLDEAERQWKAEFHRWSSYMVHWKNQFDHYSKQDRCSDL comes from the exons ATGAGGCCCCCGTGGTGTCCCCTGCACACGCCCTCCCTGACTCCCccgctccttctcctcctcttccttctgggaggaggggcagaggccGAGGGCCCAGAGGACCCAGAGCTGCTGGTGATGGTGCGTGGGGGCCGACTGCGGGGTCTCCGCCTAATGGCCCCCAGGGgccctgtctctgcttttctgggCATCCCCTTCGCAGAGCCACCTGTGGGCCCCCGTCGCTTTCTGCCACCAGAGCCCAAGCGGCCCTGGCCAGGGGTGCTGAATGCCACGGCCTTCCAAAGCGTCTGCTACCAGTATGTGGACACCTTGTACCCCGGCTTTGAGGGCACTGAGATGTGGAACCCCAACCGTGAGCTGAGTGAGGACTGCCTCTACCTCAACGTGTGGACACCGTACCCCCGGCCTTCGTCCCCCACCCCTGTCCTCGTCTGGATCTATGGGGGTGGCTTCTACAGCGGGGCCTCCTCCCTGGATGTGTACGATGGCCGTTTCCTGACCCAGGCTGAGGGGACTGTGCTGGTGTCCATGAACTACCGGGTGGGCGCCTTTGGCTTCTTGGCTCTGCCGGGGAGCCGGGAGGCCCCAGGCAATGTGGGGCTACTGGATCAGAGGCTGGCACTGCAGTGGGTGCAGGAGAATGTGGCAGCCTTCGGGGGGGACCCAACATCAGTGACTCTGTTTGGGGAAAGTGCAGGTGCCGCTTCTGTGGGCATGCACCTGCTGTCCCCACCCAGCCGGGGCCTGTTCCACAGGGCCGTGCTGCAGAGCGGGGCACCCAATGGGCCCTGGGCCACGGTGGGCGTAGGAGAGGCCCGCCGGAGGGCCACACTGCTGGCCCGCCTTGTGGGCTGTCCCCCGGGTGGGGCTGGTGGCAATGACACAGAGCTGGTGGCCTGCCTGCGGGCACGGCCAGCTCAGGACCTGGTGGACCATGAGTGGCGCGTGCTGCCTCAGGAAAGCGTCTTCCGCTTCTCCTTCGTGCCTGTGGTGGACGGAGACTTCCTCAGTGACACACCCGAGGCCCTCATCAATGCTGGAGACTTCCATGGCCTGCAG GTGCTGGTGGGTGTGGTGAAGGATGAGGGCTCCTATTTTCTGGTTTATGGggccccaggcttcagcaaaGACAACGAGTCTCTCATCAGCCGGGCCCAGTTCCTGGCCGGGGTGCGGGTCGGGGTCCCCCAGGCAAGTGACCTGGCTGCCGAGGCTGTGGTCCTGCATTACACAGACTGGCTGCACCCTGAGGACCCAGCACGCCTGAGGGAGGCCTTGAGTGATGTGGTGGGTGACCACAACGTCGTGTGCCCCGTGGCCCAGCTGGCTGGGCGACTGGCCGCTCAGGGCGCTCGTGTCTATGCCTACATCTTTGAACACCGTGCATCCACGCTCTCCTGGCCCCTCTGGATGGGGGTGCCCCACGGCTACGAGATCGAGTTCATCTTCGGGCTCCCCCTGGAACCCTCGCTCAACTACACCATCGAGGAGAGAACCTTTGCCCAGCGACTGATGAGATACTGGGCCAACTTCGCCCGCACAGG AGACCCCAATGACCCCCGGGACCCCAAAGCCCCACAGTGGCCACCGTATACGGCGGGAGCGCAGCAGTACGTGAGCCTGAATCTGCGGCCTCTAGAGGTGCGGCGAGGGCTGCGAGCCCAGGCCTGCGCTTTCTGGAATCGCTTCCTGCCCAAACTACTCAGCGCCACCG ACACGCTGGACGAGGCGGAGCGCCAGTGGAAGGCCGAGTTCCATCGCTGGAGCTCCTACATGGTGCACTGGAAGAACCAGTTTGACCATTACAGCAAGCAGGATCGCTGCTCAGACCTGTGA
- the ACHE gene encoding acetylcholinesterase isoform X3, producing MRPPWCPLHTPSLTPPLLLLLFLLGGGAEAEGPEDPELLVMVRGGRLRGLRLMAPRGPVSAFLGIPFAEPPVGPRRFLPPEPKRPWPGVLNATAFQSVCYQYVDTLYPGFEGTEMWNPNRELSEDCLYLNVWTPYPRPSSPTPVLVWIYGGGFYSGASSLDVYDGRFLTQAEGTVLVSMNYRVGAFGFLALPGSREAPGNVGLLDQRLALQWVQENVAAFGGDPTSVTLFGESAGAASVGMHLLSPPSRGLFHRAVLQSGAPNGPWATVGVGEARRRATLLARLVGCPPGGAGGNDTELVACLRARPAQDLVDHEWRVLPQESVFRFSFVPVVDGDFLSDTPEALINAGDFHGLQLAGRLAAQGARVYAYIFEHRASTLSWPLWMGVPHGYEIEFIFGLPLEPSLNYTIEERTFAQRLMRYWANFARTGDPNDPRDPKAPQWPPYTAGAQQYVSLNLRPLEVRRGLRAQACAFWNRFLPKLLSATASEAPCTCSGPAHGEAAPRPRPGLPLPLLLLLFLLLSRLLRL from the exons ATGAGGCCCCCGTGGTGTCCCCTGCACACGCCCTCCCTGACTCCCccgctccttctcctcctcttccttctgggaggaggggcagaggccGAGGGCCCAGAGGACCCAGAGCTGCTGGTGATGGTGCGTGGGGGCCGACTGCGGGGTCTCCGCCTAATGGCCCCCAGGGgccctgtctctgcttttctgggCATCCCCTTCGCAGAGCCACCTGTGGGCCCCCGTCGCTTTCTGCCACCAGAGCCCAAGCGGCCCTGGCCAGGGGTGCTGAATGCCACGGCCTTCCAAAGCGTCTGCTACCAGTATGTGGACACCTTGTACCCCGGCTTTGAGGGCACTGAGATGTGGAACCCCAACCGTGAGCTGAGTGAGGACTGCCTCTACCTCAACGTGTGGACACCGTACCCCCGGCCTTCGTCCCCCACCCCTGTCCTCGTCTGGATCTATGGGGGTGGCTTCTACAGCGGGGCCTCCTCCCTGGATGTGTACGATGGCCGTTTCCTGACCCAGGCTGAGGGGACTGTGCTGGTGTCCATGAACTACCGGGTGGGCGCCTTTGGCTTCTTGGCTCTGCCGGGGAGCCGGGAGGCCCCAGGCAATGTGGGGCTACTGGATCAGAGGCTGGCACTGCAGTGGGTGCAGGAGAATGTGGCAGCCTTCGGGGGGGACCCAACATCAGTGACTCTGTTTGGGGAAAGTGCAGGTGCCGCTTCTGTGGGCATGCACCTGCTGTCCCCACCCAGCCGGGGCCTGTTCCACAGGGCCGTGCTGCAGAGCGGGGCACCCAATGGGCCCTGGGCCACGGTGGGCGTAGGAGAGGCCCGCCGGAGGGCCACACTGCTGGCCCGCCTTGTGGGCTGTCCCCCGGGTGGGGCTGGTGGCAATGACACAGAGCTGGTGGCCTGCCTGCGGGCACGGCCAGCTCAGGACCTGGTGGACCATGAGTGGCGCGTGCTGCCTCAGGAAAGCGTCTTCCGCTTCTCCTTCGTGCCTGTGGTGGACGGAGACTTCCTCAGTGACACACCCGAGGCCCTCATCAATGCTGGAGACTTCCATGGCCTGCAG CTGGCTGGGCGACTGGCCGCTCAGGGCGCTCGTGTCTATGCCTACATCTTTGAACACCGTGCATCCACGCTCTCCTGGCCCCTCTGGATGGGGGTGCCCCACGGCTACGAGATCGAGTTCATCTTCGGGCTCCCCCTGGAACCCTCGCTCAACTACACCATCGAGGAGAGAACCTTTGCCCAGCGACTGATGAGATACTGGGCCAACTTCGCCCGCACAGG AGACCCCAATGACCCCCGGGACCCCAAAGCCCCACAGTGGCCACCGTATACGGCGGGAGCGCAGCAGTACGTGAGCCTGAATCTGCGGCCTCTAGAGGTGCGGCGAGGGCTGCGAGCCCAGGCCTGCGCTTTCTGGAATCGCTTCCTGCCCAAACTACTCAGCGCCACCG CCTCGGAGGCCCCCTGCACCTGCTCAGGCCCCGCCCACGGGGAGGCGGCGCCGAGGCCCAGGCCCggcctccccctgcccctccttctcctcctctttctcctcctctcccgGCTCCTGCGGCTGTGA
- the UFSP1 gene encoding ufm1-specific protease 1, with product MGDKPPGFRGSQSWIGCVEASLCLDHFGGPQGRLCHVPRGAGLHGELERLHSHFAGGGGPVMVGGDADAQSKALLGVCLGPGTEAYVLVLDPHCWGAPKNPSELQAAGWVGWQEVSTAFDPHSFYNLCMTSCNSEEQNRALD from the coding sequence ATGGGCGACAAGCCCCCCGGGTTCCGGGGCTCTCAGAGCTGGATCGGCTGTGTAGAAGCCAGCCTCTGCCTGGACCACTTCGGGGGGCCCCAAGGGCGGCTGTGTCACGTTCCCCGTGGAGCAGGGCTTCACGGGGAATTGGAGAGGCTGCACTCCCACTtcgcggggggtggggggcctgtAATGGTTGGCGGAGATGCAGATGCCCAGTCCAAGGCCTTGCTGGGAGTATGCCTGGGCCCAGGCACCGAAGCTTACGTCCTGGTGTTGGACCCTCACTGCTGGGGTGCTCCGAAGAACCCCAGTGAACTACAGGCTGCTGGTTGGGTGGGCTGGCAAGAGGTAAGCACAGCCTTTGACCCCCACTCCTTCTACAACCTGTGTATGACCAGCTGTAACTCCGAAGAGCAGAACCGTGCCCTGGACTGA
- the ACHE gene encoding acetylcholinesterase isoform X4: MRPPWCPLHTPSLTPPLLLLLFLLGGGAEAEGPEDPELLVMVRGGRLRGLRLMAPRGPVSAFLGIPFAEPPVGPRRFLPPEPKRPWPGVLNATAFQSVCYQYVDTLYPGFEGTEMWNPNRELSEDCLYLNVWTPYPRPSSPTPVLVWIYGGGFYSGASSLDVYDGRFLTQAEGTVLVSMNYRVGAFGFLALPGSREAPGNVGLLDQRLALQWVQENVAAFGGDPTSVTLFGESAGAASVGMHLLSPPSRGLFHRAVLQSGAPNGPWATVGVGEARRRATLLARLVGCPPGGAGGNDTELVACLRARPAQDLVDHEWRVLPQESVFRFSFVPVVDGDFLSDTPEALINAGDFHGLQLAGRLAAQGARVYAYIFEHRASTLSWPLWMGVPHGYEIEFIFGLPLEPSLNYTIEERTFAQRLMRYWANFARTGDPNDPRDPKAPQWPPYTAGAQQYVSLNLRPLEVRRGLRAQACAFWNRFLPKLLSATDTLDEAERQWKAEFHRWSSYMVHWKNQFDHYSKQDRCSDL; this comes from the exons ATGAGGCCCCCGTGGTGTCCCCTGCACACGCCCTCCCTGACTCCCccgctccttctcctcctcttccttctgggaggaggggcagaggccGAGGGCCCAGAGGACCCAGAGCTGCTGGTGATGGTGCGTGGGGGCCGACTGCGGGGTCTCCGCCTAATGGCCCCCAGGGgccctgtctctgcttttctgggCATCCCCTTCGCAGAGCCACCTGTGGGCCCCCGTCGCTTTCTGCCACCAGAGCCCAAGCGGCCCTGGCCAGGGGTGCTGAATGCCACGGCCTTCCAAAGCGTCTGCTACCAGTATGTGGACACCTTGTACCCCGGCTTTGAGGGCACTGAGATGTGGAACCCCAACCGTGAGCTGAGTGAGGACTGCCTCTACCTCAACGTGTGGACACCGTACCCCCGGCCTTCGTCCCCCACCCCTGTCCTCGTCTGGATCTATGGGGGTGGCTTCTACAGCGGGGCCTCCTCCCTGGATGTGTACGATGGCCGTTTCCTGACCCAGGCTGAGGGGACTGTGCTGGTGTCCATGAACTACCGGGTGGGCGCCTTTGGCTTCTTGGCTCTGCCGGGGAGCCGGGAGGCCCCAGGCAATGTGGGGCTACTGGATCAGAGGCTGGCACTGCAGTGGGTGCAGGAGAATGTGGCAGCCTTCGGGGGGGACCCAACATCAGTGACTCTGTTTGGGGAAAGTGCAGGTGCCGCTTCTGTGGGCATGCACCTGCTGTCCCCACCCAGCCGGGGCCTGTTCCACAGGGCCGTGCTGCAGAGCGGGGCACCCAATGGGCCCTGGGCCACGGTGGGCGTAGGAGAGGCCCGCCGGAGGGCCACACTGCTGGCCCGCCTTGTGGGCTGTCCCCCGGGTGGGGCTGGTGGCAATGACACAGAGCTGGTGGCCTGCCTGCGGGCACGGCCAGCTCAGGACCTGGTGGACCATGAGTGGCGCGTGCTGCCTCAGGAAAGCGTCTTCCGCTTCTCCTTCGTGCCTGTGGTGGACGGAGACTTCCTCAGTGACACACCCGAGGCCCTCATCAATGCTGGAGACTTCCATGGCCTGCAG CTGGCTGGGCGACTGGCCGCTCAGGGCGCTCGTGTCTATGCCTACATCTTTGAACACCGTGCATCCACGCTCTCCTGGCCCCTCTGGATGGGGGTGCCCCACGGCTACGAGATCGAGTTCATCTTCGGGCTCCCCCTGGAACCCTCGCTCAACTACACCATCGAGGAGAGAACCTTTGCCCAGCGACTGATGAGATACTGGGCCAACTTCGCCCGCACAGG AGACCCCAATGACCCCCGGGACCCCAAAGCCCCACAGTGGCCACCGTATACGGCGGGAGCGCAGCAGTACGTGAGCCTGAATCTGCGGCCTCTAGAGGTGCGGCGAGGGCTGCGAGCCCAGGCCTGCGCTTTCTGGAATCGCTTCCTGCCCAAACTACTCAGCGCCACCG ACACGCTGGACGAGGCGGAGCGCCAGTGGAAGGCCGAGTTCCATCGCTGGAGCTCCTACATGGTGCACTGGAAGAACCAGTTTGACCATTACAGCAAGCAGGATCGCTGCTCAGACCTGTGA